From Micromonospora rifamycinica, a single genomic window includes:
- a CDS encoding L,D-transpeptidase family protein, with amino-acid sequence MMQVRYRARVVALAMVTLVGAGGCAPDRQADPGGVGAGIAPVGSAEQVTGAGAATLPDRLTGSTSKPRSRKLQPKVAAEPTRTTKAPKPSSGRRQPSPTKANLTRCEQGEHQREVETYLARLGGFGTLTVDGRQTDADCAAIKKFQQRYDIRPAEGRAGPTTLDVAKRLATTDVKRCSAGSGTTFCVDLTRQTTWVMRDGKVVAKPTVTRTGMAGYATPAGTYKVNLRNLKEWSNPYEVWLPYWQRFNGGIGFHETTTYLHNAAIGSHGCVNLLHADAVRWWELGKVGSRVVLVGRRPGT; translated from the coding sequence ATCATGCAGGTCCGTTACCGAGCCCGGGTCGTCGCCCTGGCCATGGTCACGCTGGTCGGCGCAGGGGGTTGCGCGCCCGATCGGCAGGCCGACCCGGGTGGCGTCGGTGCAGGGATCGCCCCGGTCGGCAGTGCGGAGCAGGTAACGGGGGCGGGTGCCGCCACCCTGCCCGACCGGCTGACCGGGTCCACCAGCAAGCCGCGCTCCCGGAAGTTACAGCCGAAGGTCGCCGCCGAGCCGACCCGCACCACCAAGGCCCCGAAGCCGTCGAGCGGACGCCGCCAGCCCAGCCCGACGAAGGCCAACCTGACCCGCTGCGAGCAGGGCGAACACCAGCGCGAGGTGGAGACGTACCTGGCCCGGCTGGGCGGGTTCGGCACGCTCACCGTGGACGGCCGGCAGACCGACGCCGACTGCGCCGCGATCAAGAAGTTCCAGCAGCGGTACGACATCCGACCCGCCGAGGGACGCGCCGGCCCGACGACACTCGACGTGGCGAAGCGGCTGGCCACCACCGACGTCAAGCGCTGCTCCGCCGGCTCCGGCACCACCTTCTGCGTCGACCTGACCCGGCAGACCACCTGGGTGATGCGCGACGGCAAGGTGGTCGCCAAGCCCACCGTCACCCGCACCGGCATGGCCGGCTACGCCACCCCCGCCGGCACGTACAAGGTGAACCTGCGCAACCTCAAGGAGTGGTCCAACCCCTACGAGGTCTGGCTGCCCTACTGGCAGCGCTTCAACGGCGGGATCGGCTTCCACGAGACCACCACCTACCTGCACAACGCGGCGATCGGCTCGCACGGCTGCGTCAACCTGCTGCACGCCGACGCGGTGCGCTGGTGGGAGCTGGGTAAGGTCGGCTCCCGGGTGGTCCT
- a CDS encoding DNA repair helicase XPB, which produces MSGGPLIVQSDKTLLLEIDHPDAQSCRMAIAPFAELERSPEHVHTYRLTPLGLWNARAAGHDAEAVVDALLKYSRYPVPHALLVDVADTMDRYGRLQLVNDPASGLVLRGLDRMVLIEVAKSKKLAGMLGDRIDDDTIRVHPSERGRLKQALLKLGWPAEDLAGYVDGEAHEIALAEDGKDGGRPWTLRSYQREAVEAFWAGGSGVVVLPCGAGKTMVGAAAMAEAKATTLILVTNTVAGRQWKRELIARTSLTEEEIGEYSGERKEIRPVTIATYQVLTSRRGGAFTHLDLFGARDWGLVVYDEVHLLPAPIFRFTADLQARRRLGLTATLVREDGREGDVFSLIGPKRYDAPWKDIESQGWIAPAQCTEVRVTLTDAERMSYATAEAEERYRMAATARTKLPVVRALVQRHPDDQVLVIGAYIDQLHELGDYLDAPIIQGSTTNKERERLFDAFRSGELRTLVISKVGNFSIDLPEAAVAIQVSGTFGSRQEEAQRLGRVLRPKSDGRQAHFYTVVSRDTIDTEYAAHRQRFLAEQGYAYTIVDADDILGPKLPTVD; this is translated from the coding sequence GTGAGCGGTGGACCACTGATCGTGCAGTCGGACAAGACCCTGCTGCTGGAGATCGACCACCCGGACGCCCAGTCCTGCCGGATGGCCATCGCCCCCTTCGCCGAGCTGGAACGTTCCCCGGAGCACGTGCACACCTACCGGCTCACCCCGTTGGGGCTGTGGAACGCCCGCGCGGCCGGGCACGACGCCGAGGCGGTGGTCGACGCGCTGCTGAAGTACTCCCGCTATCCGGTGCCGCACGCGCTGCTGGTGGACGTGGCCGACACGATGGACCGGTACGGCCGGCTCCAGCTCGTCAACGACCCGGCGTCCGGGCTGGTGCTGCGGGGGCTGGACCGGATGGTGCTGATCGAGGTCGCCAAGAGCAAGAAACTCGCCGGGATGCTCGGCGACAGGATCGACGACGACACGATCCGGGTGCACCCGTCGGAGCGGGGTCGGCTGAAGCAGGCGTTGCTGAAGCTGGGCTGGCCGGCGGAGGACCTGGCCGGCTACGTCGACGGCGAGGCGCACGAGATCGCGCTGGCCGAGGACGGCAAGGACGGCGGGAGGCCGTGGACGCTGCGGTCGTACCAGCGGGAGGCGGTGGAGGCGTTCTGGGCCGGCGGGTCCGGGGTGGTGGTGCTGCCCTGCGGCGCGGGCAAGACCATGGTCGGCGCGGCGGCGATGGCCGAGGCGAAGGCGACCACGCTGATCCTGGTCACCAACACGGTCGCCGGCCGGCAGTGGAAGCGGGAGCTGATCGCCCGCACCTCGCTCACCGAGGAGGAGATCGGGGAGTACTCGGGTGAGCGCAAGGAGATCCGGCCGGTCACCATCGCCACGTACCAGGTGCTCACCTCGCGGCGCGGTGGCGCGTTCACCCACCTGGACCTGTTCGGCGCCCGCGACTGGGGCCTGGTCGTCTACGACGAGGTGCACCTGCTGCCCGCGCCGATCTTCCGGTTCACCGCCGACCTCCAGGCCCGCCGCCGGCTGGGCCTGACGGCGACCCTGGTCCGCGAGGACGGCCGGGAGGGCGACGTGTTCAGCCTGATCGGCCCCAAGCGGTACGACGCGCCGTGGAAGGACATCGAGTCGCAGGGCTGGATCGCCCCGGCCCAGTGCACCGAGGTACGGGTCACCCTGACCGACGCGGAACGGATGTCGTACGCGACGGCCGAGGCCGAGGAGCGCTACCGGATGGCGGCGACCGCCCGCACCAAGCTGCCGGTGGTCCGCGCCCTCGTGCAGCGGCACCCCGACGACCAGGTGCTGGTGATCGGCGCGTACATCGACCAGTTGCACGAGCTGGGCGATTACCTGGACGCGCCGATCATCCAGGGGTCCACCACCAACAAGGAACGTGAACGGCTGTTCGACGCGTTCCGCTCCGGCGAGTTGCGCACGCTGGTCATCTCGAAGGTCGGCAACTTCTCGATCGACCTGCCCGAGGCGGCGGTGGCGATCCAGGTGTCCGGGACGTTCGGCTCCCGGCAGGAGGAGGCCCAGCGGCTGGGTCGGGTGCTCCGCCCGAAGTCCGACGGCCGGCAGGCGCACTTCTACACGGTGGTCTCCCGGGACACCATCGACACCGAGTACGCCGCCCACCGGCAGCGCTTCCTCGCCGAGCAGGGGTACGCGTACACCATCGTGGACGCCGACGACATCCTCGGCCCGAAGCTGCCCACGGTCGACTGA
- a CDS encoding PaeR7I family type II restriction endonuclease, with protein sequence MDQHSLEEAVRSSWLVRESQAAKKVLSGRTDTGLRGAVTGGGHLDAITELLADVFRAAGFAPDAVRCKSGVTLPGYFRAAKKWDLVVIHEGALVAAIELKSHFGPSFGNNSNNRSEEAVGSAVDLRQAYDHGLLGAVRPWLGYLLLVEEEPRSLRRSTPRSGTFPVDPAFGETSYLDRYVLLCKRLRNAGLYDATCLLASSREGDAFVRQPDPEVGFAAFGAAILARIEEIGLLPRN encoded by the coding sequence ATGGATCAGCACTCGCTCGAGGAGGCGGTGCGTAGCTCCTGGCTGGTGCGAGAATCGCAGGCCGCCAAGAAGGTGCTGTCGGGTCGGACCGACACCGGATTGCGGGGGGCGGTCACCGGCGGCGGCCATCTCGACGCCATCACGGAACTCCTCGCCGATGTCTTCCGTGCTGCCGGGTTTGCTCCCGATGCGGTCCGCTGCAAATCGGGTGTGACACTTCCCGGCTACTTCCGGGCAGCCAAGAAGTGGGATCTCGTGGTGATCCACGAGGGTGCACTCGTCGCCGCGATCGAACTCAAGTCGCACTTCGGCCCCTCGTTCGGCAACAACTCCAACAACCGCAGTGAAGAAGCGGTCGGCAGCGCGGTCGACCTCCGGCAGGCGTACGACCATGGTCTGCTCGGGGCGGTGCGACCGTGGCTCGGCTACCTGCTGCTGGTGGAGGAGGAGCCGCGTTCCCTGCGGAGGAGTACGCCTCGCAGCGGCACGTTCCCTGTCGACCCGGCCTTCGGCGAGACGTCGTACCTCGACCGGTACGTGCTCCTCTGCAAGCGCCTCCGGAACGCGGGTCTCTATGACGCGACCTGTCTGCTGGCCTCCTCGCGGGAAGGCGATGCGTTTGTTCGGCAGCCGGATCCGGAAGTGGGATTCGCTGCCTTCGGCGCGGCCATCCTGGCCCGGATCGAGGAGATCGGCCTCCTGCCCCGGAACTGA
- a CDS encoding Eco57I restriction-modification methylase domain-containing protein, with protein MAGLLPYARRVKAVAGETRQLMLGEMLSSLTAIPAESVEHGEVFTRRWVVDLILDLAGYTPDRDLAPLTVVEPACGGGAFLAAMAARVSDSCRKHDRPLLDARRAVHAFDLLTSNVTASRRLVREVLVDEGWPLPEAREVATAWVRQGDYLLDPDVPDGVDFVVGNPPYVRLEDVPADRMLAYRAACPTMTGRSDLYVGFFEQGLRSLASGGVLAFICADRWMRNQYGRQLRELIAAGYSVDVTVNMHDVDAFERQVSAYPAVTVIRRAGQGEAVVVETRRGFGAQDAPGLAEAMSAPGLRPVPAAGVSSRYEVARLPHWFTGGESWPAGSPSRLALIEELNDRFPPLEDARTGTRVGIGVATGADSVFITTGADVEPRRLLPLSMVRDTTSGCHSWSGHYLVNPWDADGQLVDLAALPRLRAYYQRHSAVLRRRYVAGRRPEQWYRTIDKVDHSLVERPKLLFPDMKTTIHPVLDEGGFYPHHNLYYIVSDSWDLRVLGGLLLSGVAQAFVEAYAVRMRGGTLRFQAQYLRRIRVPRPEVISAADRAALTSAFDRRDTRAATRVALRVYGIEEFGEVIDGSALARGGGA; from the coding sequence GTGGCGGGCCTGCTGCCCTATGCTCGTCGGGTGAAGGCGGTGGCAGGGGAGACGCGGCAGCTCATGCTCGGCGAGATGCTGTCGTCACTGACCGCCATCCCGGCGGAGTCGGTCGAGCACGGCGAGGTCTTCACCCGCCGTTGGGTGGTCGACCTGATCCTCGACCTGGCTGGCTACACCCCTGACCGTGACCTCGCGCCGCTGACGGTGGTCGAGCCGGCCTGCGGCGGTGGAGCATTCCTGGCCGCGATGGCCGCCCGGGTCAGTGACTCGTGCCGGAAGCACGACCGGCCGCTGCTCGACGCCAGGCGGGCGGTTCACGCTTTCGACCTGTTGACCTCGAACGTGACGGCCAGCAGAAGACTGGTGCGGGAGGTTCTGGTCGACGAGGGTTGGCCGCTTCCCGAGGCACGCGAGGTGGCGACGGCGTGGGTTCGGCAGGGGGACTACCTGCTAGACCCGGACGTTCCGGACGGCGTGGACTTCGTCGTGGGCAATCCCCCGTACGTCCGACTGGAGGACGTGCCGGCGGACCGCATGCTCGCCTACCGTGCCGCCTGCCCGACCATGACCGGCCGCTCCGATCTCTACGTCGGCTTCTTCGAGCAGGGGTTACGTTCCCTGGCGTCGGGTGGGGTCCTCGCGTTCATCTGTGCCGACCGGTGGATGCGCAACCAGTACGGCCGGCAGCTACGGGAGCTGATCGCCGCCGGTTACAGCGTCGATGTCACCGTGAACATGCACGACGTCGACGCGTTCGAGAGGCAGGTGTCGGCCTATCCGGCCGTCACGGTCATCCGTCGGGCCGGCCAGGGCGAGGCGGTGGTGGTGGAGACCCGGCGGGGGTTCGGGGCGCAGGACGCCCCCGGGTTGGCGGAGGCGATGTCTGCCCCGGGGTTACGGCCGGTGCCGGCGGCCGGGGTGAGCAGCAGGTACGAGGTTGCCCGGCTGCCGCACTGGTTCACCGGGGGCGAGTCCTGGCCAGCGGGTTCACCGTCCCGGCTGGCGCTGATCGAAGAGCTGAACGATCGCTTCCCGCCGCTGGAGGACGCCCGCACGGGGACCAGGGTCGGCATCGGCGTGGCCACCGGTGCCGACAGCGTCTTCATTACGACGGGTGCCGATGTCGAGCCACGGCGGTTGCTGCCATTGTCGATGGTCAGGGACACGACGTCGGGATGTCACTCCTGGTCGGGTCACTATCTGGTCAACCCCTGGGACGCGGACGGTCAGCTTGTGGACCTGGCGGCGCTGCCTCGACTGAGGGCCTACTACCAGCGACACTCGGCGGTCCTCAGGCGTCGGTACGTGGCCGGTCGGCGTCCCGAGCAGTGGTATCGAACCATCGACAAGGTCGACCATTCTCTGGTCGAGCGCCCCAAGCTGCTCTTTCCGGATATGAAGACCACGATTCACCCCGTCCTGGACGAGGGTGGCTTCTATCCGCACCACAATCTCTACTACATCGTCTCCGATTCCTGGGACCTGCGGGTCCTCGGTGGACTCCTGCTCTCGGGTGTCGCACAGGCCTTTGTGGAGGCCTATGCCGTTAGGATGCGGGGCGGCACCCTTCGTTTCCAGGCCCAGTATCTGCGTCGGATCCGTGTCCCACGGCCTGAGGTGATCTCGGCTGCCGACCGGGCTGCTCTCACCAGCGCCTTCGATCGGCGGGACACCCGTGCGGCGACGAGGGTGGCGCTACGCGTGTACGGGATCGAAGAGTTCGGAGAGGTGATCGATGGATCAGCACTCGCTCGAGGAGGCGGTGCGTAG
- a CDS encoding winged helix-turn-helix domain-containing protein: MDELLDDLRKRIKDGTYPPGSQLPAGRVLAGLYDVSHSTIQRAVATLREQGVLVGRPGRGVFVAESTRR; encoded by the coding sequence ATGGACGAGTTGCTCGATGACCTCCGAAAGAGGATCAAGGACGGCACGTATCCGCCGGGTAGTCAGTTGCCGGCGGGCCGGGTGCTCGCCGGCTTATACGATGTCTCGCACTCGACGATCCAGCGCGCCGTAGCCACGCTGCGGGAGCAGGGTGTGCTGGTGGGGCGGCCGGGGCGCGGCGTGTTCGTGGCGGAGTCCACCCGGCGGTGA
- a CDS encoding DivIVA domain-containing protein → MTPLTVPPPDGWGAEQPVRPSPLRPWQIRERCFNHRRRGVDPAEIRAFLHRVADELTIAQTALVAVQEENVRIRRALRAWQSAQSANHRYR, encoded by the coding sequence TTGACGCCCCTGACAGTCCCGCCCCCGGACGGGTGGGGTGCGGAGCAGCCGGTGCGCCCGTCCCCGCTGCGCCCCTGGCAGATCCGCGAGCGCTGCTTCAACCATCGTCGGCGTGGCGTCGACCCCGCCGAGATCCGCGCCTTCCTGCACCGGGTCGCCGACGAACTCACCATCGCGCAGACCGCGCTGGTCGCGGTGCAGGAGGAGAACGTCCGCATCCGAAGGGCACTACGTGCATGGCAGAGCGCCCAGTCGGCGAACCACCGGTACCGATGA
- a CDS encoding TIGR03089 family protein produces MVAHLTVSTSTDAPEQAGQPLLTYYDDATGERTALTASQLGGWAARTAGLLRDGCGLGPGSRVAVLLPPHWRTAAVLLGAWSVGMAVSFRPRATAGLPVLEPGGDRPYDAVFVTPERLDDWLEDVPDGVHRYLVGTGPGTLADVPVGWLDWSAEVLRHTDTPPDYTAVHPAAPATPDGTSYAVWGRLAKEVAAQLDLHPGDRLLVDAAEHEQPVKWLLAPLAAGASVVICANLDPAGSADRMTTEHITRVL; encoded by the coding sequence ATGGTTGCGCACCTCACCGTCAGCACGTCGACCGATGCGCCTGAGCAGGCCGGGCAGCCGCTACTGACCTACTACGACGACGCGACCGGCGAGCGGACCGCGTTGACCGCCAGCCAGCTCGGTGGCTGGGCGGCGCGCACCGCCGGGCTGCTGCGCGACGGGTGCGGGCTGGGGCCGGGCAGCCGGGTCGCGGTGCTGTTGCCGCCGCACTGGCGTACCGCTGCGGTGTTGCTCGGGGCCTGGTCGGTGGGGATGGCGGTGTCGTTCCGGCCGCGCGCTACCGCCGGGTTGCCGGTCCTCGAACCGGGCGGCGACCGACCGTACGACGCGGTGTTCGTCACCCCGGAACGTCTCGACGACTGGCTGGAGGACGTGCCCGACGGGGTGCACCGCTACCTCGTCGGTACCGGCCCCGGGACGCTGGCCGACGTGCCGGTGGGCTGGCTCGACTGGTCCGCCGAGGTGCTCCGGCACACCGACACCCCACCCGACTACACGGCCGTCCACCCGGCCGCCCCGGCTACCCCCGACGGCACGAGCTACGCCGTCTGGGGACGCCTCGCCAAGGAGGTCGCCGCCCAACTCGACCTCCACCCCGGTGACCGCCTGCTGGTCGACGCCGCCGAACACGAACAACCGGTGAAGTGGCTGCTCGCCCCCCTGGCCGCCGGCGCGTCCGTGGTGATCTGCGCCAACCTCGACCCCGCCGGCTCGGCCGACCGGATGACCACCGAACACATCACCCGCGTGCTCTGA
- a CDS encoding SCO0607 family lipoprotein, with translation MRTKIKVVLAGVGLSGLLLTGGCGFQEDICGDGEYPAIAVGGQGGSACFPEGQEPTAPYVRYPEGKVPQHVDDEWDVYWRDHGIDANGTIIDR, from the coding sequence ATGCGAACGAAGATCAAGGTCGTCCTGGCCGGTGTGGGTCTGAGCGGGCTGCTGTTGACCGGTGGCTGCGGCTTCCAGGAAGACATCTGCGGCGATGGCGAGTACCCGGCGATCGCCGTGGGCGGGCAGGGCGGCAGTGCCTGCTTCCCGGAGGGTCAGGAGCCCACCGCCCCCTACGTCCGCTACCCGGAGGGCAAGGTCCCTCAGCATGTCGACGACGAGTGGGACGTCTACTGGCGGGACCACGGCATCGACGCGAACGGCACCATCATCGACAGGTGA
- the ligD gene encoding non-homologous end-joining DNA ligase, with protein MPDRVKVEVDGRALELSNLDKVLYPEVGFTKGEVIDYYTRIAPVLLPHLADRALTRIRFPNGVTGGSFFEKNAPAATPDWVRTETLPVPGSSRGRETIDYVVADDLPTLVWLANLAALELHTPQWRIGAHPDLMVVDLDPGPPATLRQCCRVALLLRDRLTRDGVAAYPKTSGKKGMQLCCPISATQDAEVVSGYARRIAQELEQAHPDLIVSKMAKNLRPGKVFIDWSQNNAAKTTVAPYSLRAQSMPAVSTPLTWDEVEAGAAGKRPSAKPYTAGEVLRRVEKSGDLLAPLLDAGPALPER; from the coding sequence ATGCCTGACCGGGTGAAGGTCGAGGTCGACGGCCGGGCACTGGAGCTGTCCAACCTGGACAAGGTGCTCTACCCGGAGGTCGGGTTCACCAAGGGCGAGGTGATCGACTACTACACCCGGATCGCCCCGGTGCTGCTGCCGCACCTGGCCGACCGGGCGCTGACCCGGATCCGGTTCCCCAACGGTGTCACCGGCGGCTCGTTCTTCGAGAAGAACGCCCCCGCCGCCACCCCCGACTGGGTACGCACCGAGACGCTGCCCGTCCCCGGGTCGAGCAGGGGGCGGGAGACCATCGACTACGTGGTCGCCGACGACCTGCCCACCCTGGTCTGGCTGGCCAACCTCGCCGCCCTCGAACTGCACACCCCGCAGTGGCGGATCGGCGCGCACCCGGACCTGATGGTCGTCGACCTCGATCCCGGCCCCCCGGCGACGCTGCGGCAGTGCTGCCGGGTGGCGCTGCTGCTGCGCGACCGTCTCACCCGCGACGGGGTGGCGGCGTACCCGAAGACCTCCGGCAAGAAGGGCATGCAGCTCTGCTGCCCGATCAGCGCCACCCAGGACGCCGAGGTCGTCTCCGGCTACGCCCGGCGGATCGCGCAGGAGCTGGAACAGGCACACCCCGATCTGATCGTGTCGAAGATGGCGAAGAACCTGCGGCCCGGCAAGGTCTTCATCGACTGGAGTCAGAACAACGCGGCGAAGACGACGGTCGCGCCGTACTCGCTGCGGGCACAGTCGATGCCGGCGGTGTCCACCCCGCTGACCTGGGACGAGGTGGAGGCGGGGGCGGCCGGGAAGCGGCCTTCGGCGAAGCCGTACACGGCGGGGGAGGTGCTGCGGCGGGTGGAGAAGTCGGGCGACCTGCTCGCGCCTCTGCTCGACGCGGGTCCGGCGCTGCCCGAGAGGTAG
- the ligD gene encoding non-homologous end-joining DNA ligase has product MPGAPLKPMLAMTGPLPVGAGWAYEFKWDGVRALADLTGGHPHLYARSGAEITAAYPELVTLAEQVDDALLDGEVVLFDPAGQPSFTALAERMHVRDRAKAARLAATIPVTYMIFDLLRLRGEDLTGWPYHERRAALDGLGLGAARWAVPPCFADGAATYQAAGEHGLEGVMAKRVDAAYRPGVRSPDWIKVKLEVTSDFVIGGWRPGARKIGGLLVGVPRPDGRLTYRGRVGGGIGAALERELLRELEPLRVDGPPFAGDLPREDARGALWVTPRIVVEVKYGQRTPDGRLRFPRVLRLRPDKPPGEVEDA; this is encoded by the coding sequence GTGCCCGGCGCGCCGTTGAAGCCCATGCTCGCGATGACCGGGCCGCTCCCGGTGGGTGCCGGCTGGGCCTACGAGTTCAAGTGGGACGGGGTACGGGCGCTCGCCGACCTGACCGGTGGACACCCGCACCTGTACGCCCGCTCCGGCGCGGAGATCACCGCCGCGTACCCCGAGCTGGTGACCCTGGCCGAACAGGTGGACGACGCGCTGCTCGACGGCGAGGTGGTCCTCTTCGACCCGGCCGGGCAGCCCTCGTTCACCGCTCTCGCCGAGCGGATGCACGTGCGGGACCGGGCGAAGGCGGCCCGACTGGCGGCGACCATCCCCGTCACGTACATGATCTTCGACCTGTTGCGGCTGCGCGGCGAGGATCTCACCGGGTGGCCGTACCACGAACGGCGGGCGGCGCTCGACGGCCTGGGGCTGGGCGCGGCCCGGTGGGCGGTGCCGCCCTGCTTCGCCGACGGCGCGGCCACCTACCAGGCGGCCGGGGAGCACGGGTTGGAAGGGGTAATGGCCAAGCGGGTCGATGCCGCCTACCGGCCCGGGGTGCGGTCGCCGGACTGGATCAAGGTCAAACTGGAGGTGACCAGTGACTTCGTCATCGGCGGTTGGCGGCCCGGCGCGCGGAAGATCGGCGGGCTGCTGGTCGGGGTGCCGCGTCCGGACGGGCGGCTCACCTACCGGGGGCGGGTCGGCGGCGGGATCGGCGCGGCCCTGGAACGGGAACTGCTGCGCGAACTCGAACCGCTACGGGTCGACGGCCCGCCGTTCGCCGGAGACCTGCCGCGCGAGGACGCCCGGGGTGCGCTCTGGGTGACCCCCCGGATCGTGGTGGAGGTGAAGTACGGCCAGCGCACCCCGGACGGGCGGCTGCGGTTCCCCCGGGTGCTACGGCTGCGCCCCGACAAGCCGCCCGGGGAGGTCGAGGATGCCTGA
- the ku gene encoding non-homologous end joining protein Ku, which yields MRAIWKGAVSFGLVSIGVKLYSATEEKDIRFHQVHRDDGGRIRYKRTCSVCGEEVSYDDIAKGYDLGGGELVILTDADFADLPLTSSRAIDVLEFVPAEQVDPILYNKAYFLEPEGTATKPYVLLRDALADSERVAIVKVALRQREQLATLRVRDGVLLLNTMLWPDEVRTPDFGFLDEDLKVRPPELAMAASLIDSMAGEFQPDAFTDDYRAALQEVIDAKVEGREVVQPAEEEAAPAAAVDLMAALKASVERARVARGEAPAGEPTPISSARSAQRAAKTPAAKAGPTKKTPARRTPTKKAEPAKKTAAKKTTEKKATKAPAKKTAEKKTAPRKSA from the coding sequence ATGCGGGCGATCTGGAAGGGAGCGGTGTCGTTCGGGCTGGTCTCGATCGGGGTGAAGCTCTACTCGGCCACCGAGGAGAAGGACATCCGGTTCCACCAGGTGCACCGGGACGACGGCGGCCGGATCCGCTACAAACGCACCTGCTCGGTCTGCGGGGAGGAGGTCAGCTACGACGACATCGCCAAGGGGTACGACCTGGGCGGCGGCGAGCTGGTGATCCTGACCGACGCCGACTTCGCCGACCTGCCGCTGACCAGCTCCCGGGCGATCGACGTGCTGGAGTTCGTCCCGGCCGAGCAGGTCGACCCGATCCTCTACAACAAGGCGTACTTCCTGGAGCCGGAGGGGACCGCCACCAAGCCGTACGTGCTGCTGCGGGACGCGCTGGCCGACTCGGAGCGGGTGGCGATCGTCAAGGTGGCGCTGCGCCAGCGGGAGCAGCTGGCCACCCTGCGGGTCCGTGACGGGGTGCTGCTGCTCAACACGATGCTCTGGCCCGACGAGGTGCGTACCCCCGACTTCGGTTTCCTGGACGAGGACCTGAAGGTCCGCCCGCCGGAGTTGGCGATGGCCGCCTCGCTGATCGACTCGATGGCCGGGGAGTTCCAGCCGGACGCCTTCACCGACGACTACCGGGCAGCGTTGCAGGAGGTCATCGACGCCAAGGTGGAGGGGCGTGAGGTGGTCCAGCCGGCGGAGGAGGAGGCCGCGCCGGCCGCCGCGGTGGACCTGATGGCGGCGTTGAAGGCGTCCGTCGAGCGGGCCCGGGTGGCCCGGGGCGAGGCACCGGCCGGCGAGCCGACGCCGATCTCGTCGGCCCGGTCGGCCCAGCGGGCGGCGAAGACCCCGGCGGCGAAGGCCGGGCCGACGAAGAAGACCCCCGCCCGCAGGACCCCGACGAAGAAGGCGGAACCAGCGAAGAAGACCGCCGCGAAGAAGACCACGGAGAAGAAGGCCACCAAGGCCCCGGCGAAGAAGACCGCCGAGAAGAAGACCGCTCCGCGAAAGAGCGCCTGA
- a CDS encoding PPOX class F420-dependent oxidoreductase, with amino-acid sequence MAILTDEDKALLSEPQLAHVATIEADGAPHVTPVWVDVDGEHILFNTALGRQKYLNIARNPEVAVSVVDRADDFRTLWVRGTAEFVTEGADAHIDRLAKKYLGQDTYPFRRPGEERVIVRITPTRKLGMG; translated from the coding sequence ATGGCGATCCTCACCGACGAAGACAAGGCCCTGCTCTCCGAACCCCAGCTCGCCCACGTGGCGACCATCGAGGCGGACGGCGCGCCGCACGTCACCCCGGTCTGGGTGGACGTCGACGGCGAGCACATCCTGTTCAACACCGCCCTCGGACGGCAGAAGTACCTCAACATCGCCCGCAACCCGGAGGTCGCGGTGTCGGTGGTCGACCGGGCCGACGACTTCCGCACCCTCTGGGTCCGGGGTACCGCCGAGTTCGTCACCGAGGGCGCCGACGCGCACATCGACCGGCTGGCGAAGAAGTACCTCGGGCAGGACACCTACCCGTTCCGGCGGCCGGGCGAGGAGCGGGTGATCGTCCGGATCACGCCCACCCGGAAGCTCGGCATGGGCTGA